The following proteins are co-located in the Paenibacillus sp. JNUCC32 genome:
- the serA gene encoding phosphoglycerate dehydrogenase, with amino-acid sequence MFKVLVSDPISDLGIQQLMDAADVQVDKKTGLSEDELTAIIGEYDGLLVRSQTRVTERIMNAGTNLKVVGRAGVGVDNIDLEAATKRGIVVINAPDGNTITTAEHTFAMMIALARHIPQAYAKTVGGTWDRKSFLGVELRNKTLGVMGMGRIGSEVAKRAKAFGMNILAFDPFLTEERADKLGVKLSSVDNIIRNADFITVHTPLTPETRHMIARPQFEVMKRGMRIVNCARGGIIDERALVEAIDEGIVAGAAFDVFEHEPPESDHPFLNHPKVIVTPHLGASTIEAQENVAIDVSEQVLHILRNEPFKNAVNFPLVAASVMNKLQPYFSLGEKLGSVAAQITAHAVKEIHVDYAGELAEVDTQALTRYIVKGVLERHLGSEVNIVNSMHLAKSRDLHVVVSQTPKTKDFTNLVTVTLKTQNGLERIVAGTLLLGYGERIVRLDKFPVDISPEGHLILISHNDKPGIIGRVGTLLGENDVNIASMQVGRKVIGGEAIMLLTVDKDVPKDVLIKLTGLSELNTAQQIALG; translated from the coding sequence ATGTTTAAAGTATTGGTATCGGATCCGATCAGCGATTTGGGGATCCAGCAGTTAATGGACGCCGCCGATGTGCAGGTAGACAAAAAAACCGGGCTTAGCGAAGACGAGCTCACTGCCATTATCGGTGAATACGACGGACTCCTCGTTCGGAGTCAGACCCGCGTTACAGAACGCATCATGAATGCAGGAACCAATCTCAAGGTGGTTGGCCGTGCCGGCGTAGGCGTGGACAACATTGATCTTGAAGCGGCAACAAAGCGCGGGATCGTTGTCATCAATGCACCTGACGGCAACACGATCACGACGGCAGAGCATACGTTTGCTATGATGATTGCCCTCGCCCGCCACATCCCTCAAGCTTATGCCAAAACGGTAGGCGGAACCTGGGATCGCAAATCCTTCCTCGGCGTAGAGCTTCGCAACAAAACGCTGGGCGTTATGGGCATGGGACGGATCGGCAGCGAGGTGGCTAAACGCGCCAAGGCTTTCGGCATGAACATTCTGGCCTTCGATCCGTTCCTGACGGAAGAACGTGCGGATAAACTGGGCGTGAAGCTTTCCTCCGTGGATAACATTATCCGGAACGCAGACTTCATCACGGTTCATACTCCGCTTACGCCGGAGACGCGCCACATGATCGCCAGACCGCAATTCGAGGTCATGAAACGCGGCATGCGCATCGTGAACTGTGCCCGTGGCGGCATCATTGACGAGCGCGCGCTCGTGGAAGCCATCGATGAAGGCATTGTAGCCGGAGCCGCATTTGACGTATTCGAACATGAGCCGCCTGAAAGCGATCATCCGTTCCTTAACCATCCGAAGGTTATCGTCACTCCGCATCTGGGTGCATCCACTATTGAAGCCCAGGAGAACGTTGCGATCGACGTTTCCGAGCAAGTGCTGCATATCCTGCGCAACGAGCCGTTTAAGAATGCGGTCAACTTCCCGCTTGTAGCCGCAAGCGTCATGAACAAGCTGCAGCCTTACTTCTCGCTCGGCGAGAAATTGGGCAGTGTAGCGGCCCAGATCACCGCACACGCGGTAAAGGAGATTCACGTCGACTATGCAGGCGAGCTGGCTGAAGTCGATACGCAGGCCCTGACCCGCTACATCGTTAAGGGCGTGCTGGAACGCCACCTCGGAAGCGAAGTGAACATTGTTAACTCCATGCATTTGGCGAAGAGCCGCGATTTGCATGTCGTTGTGTCGCAGACGCCAAAAACCAAAGACTTCACCAATCTCGTTACCGTTACGCTGAAAACGCAAAACGGCCTGGAACGAATCGTTGCGGGTACGCTTCTTCTGGGATACGGCGAACGAATCGTACGTCTGGATAAATTCCCTGTCGATATCTCACCGGAAGGCCATCTGATTCTGATCTCCCACAACGATAAACCGGGCATTATCGGACGTGTCGGAACCCTGCTCGGCGAGAACGATGTCAACATCGCCTCCATGCAGGTGGGACGTAAAGTGATCGGCGGCGAGGCCATCATGCTGCTGACGGTGGATAAAGACGTTCCTAAGGACGTTCTGATCAAGCTTACCGGCTTGTCGGAACTCAACACGGCGCAGCAAATCGCGCTAGGCTAA
- a CDS encoding N-acetylmuramoyl-L-alanine amidase: MEIEGFVIHHTVCAQEPRNWDFKIHPDGSVSAASVLVQPGQIHICLEGDFNASYESMTLDQKTQLFTASKIILELSRLHDISPLYLFPHSDSCPGAHFPWNALVIYPVDGYH; the protein is encoded by the coding sequence ATGGAAATCGAGGGTTTTGTTATTCATCATACGGTGTGCGCGCAGGAACCGCGGAACTGGGATTTTAAGATCCATCCGGACGGCTCCGTGTCCGCTGCTTCCGTGCTGGTCCAACCGGGACAGATCCACATCTGTCTGGAAGGCGACTTCAATGCCAGCTACGAGTCGATGACGCTGGACCAGAAAACGCAGCTGTTTACCGCCAGCAAAATCATTTTGGAGCTGTCCAGACTCCATGATATTTCCCCCCTGTACCTATTTCCCCACTCCGACTCCTGCCCAGGGGCACATTTTCCATGGAACGCGCTTGTGATTTATCCTGTCGATGGTTATCATTAG
- a CDS encoding spore maturation protein, with protein MLSWINIVSAWSIPIIIAFIPLYAYTRKVPVYESFVDGAKDGFSTAIGIIPHLVGMMVAISVFRSSGALEFFVGWTGPFLQSLGVPSEILPLGILRPLTGTGSLAYTTELIRAYGPDSMIGRIASTIQGSTDTTLYVLTVYFGAVGIRNGRYALKVGLFSDLVGFIAAIAVCLLVFG; from the coding sequence TTGCTGTCTTGGATTAATATCGTTTCCGCCTGGTCAATACCCATTATTATCGCATTTATTCCTCTTTATGCTTATACGCGCAAAGTGCCCGTATACGAATCGTTTGTGGACGGAGCCAAGGACGGCTTCTCCACGGCGATCGGAATCATTCCGCATTTGGTCGGCATGATGGTAGCCATAAGCGTATTCCGCTCTTCCGGCGCCCTGGAGTTTTTTGTCGGTTGGACGGGCCCTTTTCTGCAATCGCTCGGCGTACCGAGCGAGATACTGCCTTTGGGAATATTACGGCCGCTGACAGGTACGGGCTCCCTCGCTTACACAACGGAGCTGATCCGCGCATACGGACCGGATTCGATGATCGGCCGAATCGCTTCGACCATACAGGGAAGCACGGACACAACCTTGTACGTGTTGACCGTCTATTTTGGCGCCGTGGGCATCCGCAATGGCCGCTATGCGTTGAAGGTCGGACTGTTCTCCGATTTGGTCGGGTTTATTGCGGCGATTGCCGTTTGCTTGCTGGTGTTCGGTTAA
- a CDS encoding redoxin domain-containing protein — translation MGKSKKSVQIVILLAIILIGVYAVATVVFGSDEVPKVGQKAADFELLGMDGNVHTMSEYEGKARVINFWGTYCPPCVREMPALQAQWEKWSSQGVEIIGINVGENKMTVENFVAQTGVKFPILMDPKRNAVASFGVGPMPTTFFVTASGKIDHIRIGELDLNTLDKQIEQLVNAK, via the coding sequence ATGGGCAAATCTAAGAAAAGCGTACAGATTGTTATTCTGCTTGCCATCATCCTGATCGGAGTGTACGCCGTTGCAACCGTTGTATTCGGCTCTGATGAGGTTCCCAAAGTAGGGCAAAAGGCAGCGGATTTCGAACTTCTAGGCATGGATGGCAACGTACATACCATGAGTGAATACGAAGGCAAGGCCAGGGTTATTAATTTCTGGGGCACCTACTGTCCGCCGTGCGTGCGGGAAATGCCGGCACTTCAAGCCCAGTGGGAAAAATGGAGCAGCCAGGGCGTTGAGATCATCGGAATCAATGTGGGCGAAAACAAAATGACCGTGGAGAATTTTGTTGCTCAAACCGGCGTGAAATTCCCCATCCTGATGGATCCCAAGCGGAACGCTGTTGCCAGCTTCGGAGTTGGGCCTATGCCAACCACCTTTTTTGTTACGGCCTCCGGCAAGATTGACCATATTCGCATAGGCGAACTGGATTTGAACACCCTTGACAAACAAATTGAACAGTTGGTGAATGCGAAATGA
- a CDS encoding nucleoside recognition domain-containing protein has product MINLIWMGMLVIGFGFAAVNGNIDSVTKAAFDGAQTGVTVSFGLISILVFWLGMMRLAEDAGLLKKVARLLGPVVRFLFPDVPKNHPAMGYILSNMSANLFGLGNAATPMGIKAMQELQKLNPDKETASAAMCTLLALNTASITLIPTTLIAIRLNYESANPSEIVGTTLLATAIATAAAIIADRWYRRRTMRRQKPPGIGTGLNPDVKG; this is encoded by the coding sequence ATGATCAATTTGATTTGGATGGGGATGCTTGTGATCGGCTTTGGTTTTGCGGCCGTCAACGGGAACATCGACAGCGTCACGAAAGCCGCATTCGACGGAGCCCAAACGGGCGTTACCGTCTCCTTCGGTCTTATCAGCATACTGGTATTCTGGCTTGGCATGATGCGGCTCGCAGAGGACGCGGGTCTCCTGAAAAAAGTGGCCAGGCTGCTGGGGCCGGTTGTCCGCTTCCTGTTCCCGGATGTACCGAAAAACCATCCCGCAATGGGATACATATTGTCCAATATGAGCGCGAATTTGTTCGGTCTGGGCAATGCGGCGACTCCGATGGGAATCAAAGCGATGCAGGAGCTTCAGAAATTGAATCCGGATAAGGAAACGGCGTCTGCCGCGATGTGCACGCTCCTGGCGTTAAACACGGCCAGCATTACGCTGATACCGACAACGCTAATCGCGATCCGGCTTAATTATGAATCTGCCAATCCTTCGGAAATCGTCGGAACCACGCTATTGGCCACTGCGATTGCGACGGCCGCAGCTATTATCGCCGACCGTTGGTATCGCAGACGAACGATGCGCCGCCAGAAGCCGCCCGGAATCGGTACAGGCCTGAACCCGGACGTGAAGGGGTGA
- the ccsB gene encoding c-type cytochrome biogenesis protein CcsB: protein MNLIDFSGDAFIVAFTLYCVAFIMYALAVMGRRFRKRDPEAHLAKWGKIAFVTTTIGLIGHLLYFFTRWAGSGHVPVSNMYEFMSFLSMAIMIAFLVLYFIYKKSLLGLFALPLAILIMAYAAVFPQQVQPLIPSLQSYWLGIHVTLAALGDAFFAVGFIAGLMHLLRTVNFGGTDKGSRREQRWLELVMFAIVVLLGFILSVYSFRAGGYQAEFNQTLVDPKTENSTIVKVEYNMPPLIAPYQSETESMQSFLGMKSPLMEAPSWMHGVNAGRKLNTVVWSLVTGLILYGLLRLILRKPLAKFIQPALHRLDPDDLDEISYRAIAIGFPVFTLGGLIFAMIWAEIAWGRFWGWDPKEVWALITWLFYSVYLHLRLSRGWQGKYSSWLSVIGFIVVMFTLVGVNLIIAGLHSYAGTD from the coding sequence ATGAATCTAATTGATTTCAGCGGCGACGCATTTATCGTTGCCTTTACCTTATACTGCGTGGCATTTATCATGTACGCACTTGCCGTCATGGGACGCCGGTTCCGCAAACGCGACCCGGAAGCCCATTTGGCGAAGTGGGGCAAGATCGCATTTGTTACGACAACGATCGGTTTGATCGGACACTTGCTGTACTTCTTTACTAGATGGGCGGGCTCGGGGCATGTGCCGGTCAGCAATATGTATGAGTTCATGTCCTTCTTGTCGATGGCAATCATGATTGCCTTCCTCGTACTTTATTTTATCTACAAAAAATCGCTGCTCGGATTGTTTGCACTGCCGCTGGCAATCCTGATCATGGCCTATGCCGCCGTGTTCCCGCAGCAGGTGCAGCCGCTCATTCCTTCGCTTCAGTCCTATTGGCTGGGTATCCACGTTACATTGGCGGCACTGGGGGATGCGTTTTTTGCGGTCGGCTTTATTGCCGGCTTGATGCATCTGCTCCGGACCGTTAACTTTGGCGGAACGGACAAGGGCTCGCGCAGGGAACAGCGCTGGCTTGAGCTCGTCATGTTTGCCATCGTGGTGCTGCTCGGATTTATTTTGTCGGTGTACAGCTTCCGTGCAGGCGGTTACCAGGCGGAGTTTAACCAGACATTGGTTGACCCGAAGACAGAAAATAGTACAATAGTAAAAGTGGAATATAACATGCCTCCGCTAATCGCGCCTTACCAGAGCGAGACCGAGAGCATGCAGTCCTTCTTGGGCATGAAATCCCCGCTCATGGAAGCTCCGTCCTGGATGCACGGCGTGAATGCAGGACGTAAGCTGAACACGGTGGTATGGTCGCTGGTCACCGGATTGATCCTTTACGGATTGCTCCGCCTGATCCTGCGCAAACCGCTGGCTAAATTCATTCAGCCCGCACTCCATCGACTGGATCCCGATGATCTGGACGAAATCAGTTATCGAGCCATCGCGATCGGCTTCCCTGTATTTACGCTTGGCGGTCTCATCTTTGCCATGATCTGGGCAGAGATCGCATGGGGCCGGTTCTGGGGCTGGGATCCGAAGGAAGTATGGGCGCTTATTACTTGGTTGTTCTACAGCGTGTACCTTCATCTCCGGCTATCGCGCGGCTGGCAGGGCAAATATTCGTCCTGGCTGTCCGTTATCGGCTTTATCGTGGTCATGTTCACGCTGGTCGGCGTCAACTTGATTATCGCGGGTCTGCATTCCTATGCAGGCACCGACTAA
- a CDS encoding CPBP family intramembrane glutamic endopeptidase — translation MKKFKIRVKRIEAHQLNDRLLLINLYLTQALTLIVGLIWILFQNRNPFGLFVFPKEIEFVYWGLGLAAAMLAVDFVLSRFVSEDSMDDGGINEMLFRKRPVWHIFVIALIVSICEELLFRGAIQHAFGPYWTSILFALIHVRYLKHWLPTGWVFLSSYGLGYVYIQTGTIWAPILCHFLIDFISGMLIRFRRKEEHERA, via the coding sequence ATGAAAAAATTTAAAATACGCGTTAAAAGAATCGAAGCCCACCAGTTGAACGATCGGCTGCTGCTCATCAATCTGTATCTTACGCAAGCGTTGACGCTTATCGTCGGTTTGATCTGGATTTTGTTTCAGAACCGGAATCCGTTCGGATTATTTGTTTTTCCGAAGGAAATCGAGTTTGTTTATTGGGGTCTGGGACTTGCTGCAGCGATGCTGGCAGTCGACTTTGTATTGTCCCGGTTTGTGTCGGAGGATAGCATGGACGACGGCGGGATCAATGAAATGCTGTTCAGGAAAAGGCCGGTTTGGCATATATTCGTTATCGCCCTGATCGTGTCCATCTGCGAGGAATTATTGTTTCGCGGAGCGATACAGCATGCGTTCGGACCGTATTGGACAAGCATCTTGTTCGCGCTGATCCATGTCCGATATTTAAAGCATTGGCTGCCGACTGGATGGGTTTTCTTGAGCAGTTACGGTCTGGGCTACGTCTATATACAAACGGGTACCATTTGGGCGCCAATTCTGTGCCATTTTCTGATAGATTTCATATCGGGAATGTTGATACGGTTTCGGAGGAAAGAGGAACATGAACGAGCTTAG
- the resB gene encoding cytochrome c biogenesis protein ResB — protein sequence MSQGSKPLIQNTKCDCGHQNPTGTVLCEACGKPLTEEAEAQPILEMRYDGVARRSQKENPGIIDRVWNFFSSVKVAIYLILLTLIGSSLGTIFPQESTFLNIDPSVYYKEEYGQLGHIYYLLGLSHTYTSWWFVLLLVMIGASLVICSLDRVLPLYKALSRQRIPKHMSFLTRQKVVYQGQVQVDGADWVERIKPVIKKKGYRVRTDGGTLLAEKQRFSRWGPYVLHIGLIIFLLAVLGRNLPGLHMDEHMAFPQDEPVHIKNTSYYLLNDGFKVEFYTEDDMPEEFKGKNKVLPKEFQTQAILYMCEANCDDLDKEPQLVELTRHNIEVNHPLNYKGLKAYQFDYDLTPILRTVSPVLIDSKSGKEYGKITLSINDPQREYKAGEYTLTLTQSFTDFGLGDNGKPVNLSPNPNAPAFLFLIKGPDLPKEGVQYFYFPKQIDKERFNQEAINAQLAGGEALVKLDVLSMDDVDFSESTTYLNIRVDKAMPFIWVGCFIGMIGLVMGFYFTHRRIWLRIDNGTLTLGAHTNKNWFGLRKEISGILKQMNIEVDEKSLENNRGTKHESN from the coding sequence ATGAGTCAAGGTTCCAAGCCTTTGATCCAGAATACGAAGTGTGATTGTGGACACCAGAATCCAACGGGGACGGTCCTCTGCGAGGCTTGCGGCAAGCCGCTGACCGAGGAAGCGGAGGCCCAGCCGATTCTGGAAATGCGGTATGACGGCGTTGCCCGTCGATCGCAGAAAGAAAATCCCGGTATTATCGATCGGGTATGGAATTTCTTCTCTTCGGTAAAAGTAGCAATATATCTCATATTGCTAACCTTGATCGGCTCCTCGCTGGGGACCATCTTTCCGCAGGAGAGCACATTCCTTAACATTGACCCCTCTGTCTACTACAAAGAGGAGTACGGACAGCTGGGGCATATTTATTACTTGCTCGGGCTGTCACATACATATACGTCTTGGTGGTTCGTTCTGCTGCTCGTCATGATCGGCGCATCGCTTGTCATTTGCAGTCTTGACCGTGTCCTGCCGCTCTACAAAGCGCTCAGCAGACAACGGATACCGAAGCATATGTCCTTCCTTACCCGGCAGAAGGTGGTATACCAAGGACAAGTCCAAGTGGACGGGGCCGACTGGGTTGAACGGATTAAACCGGTCATTAAGAAAAAGGGCTATCGCGTTCGAACGGACGGCGGAACGCTTCTGGCTGAGAAGCAACGGTTCAGCCGCTGGGGCCCCTATGTTCTTCACATCGGCCTGATTATCTTCCTTCTTGCTGTTTTGGGACGGAACCTGCCGGGACTGCATATGGACGAGCATATGGCCTTTCCTCAGGATGAGCCGGTGCACATCAAGAACACCAGCTACTATTTATTGAACGACGGCTTTAAGGTTGAATTCTATACCGAAGACGATATGCCTGAAGAATTCAAAGGCAAGAACAAGGTGCTGCCGAAGGAATTCCAAACCCAGGCCATCCTGTATATGTGCGAGGCCAATTGCGACGATCTCGATAAAGAGCCTCAGCTCGTGGAATTGACGCGCCATAACATCGAGGTGAACCATCCGCTCAATTACAAAGGGTTAAAGGCTTATCAATTCGATTATGATCTGACCCCGATTCTCCGTACGGTTTCGCCGGTGCTGATTGACAGCAAGAGCGGTAAGGAATACGGCAAAATCACGCTGTCCATCAACGATCCCCAAAGAGAGTATAAGGCAGGGGAATATACGTTAACGCTTACACAGTCCTTCACCGATTTTGGGCTGGGCGATAACGGCAAGCCGGTCAACCTGTCACCTAACCCGAATGCGCCTGCATTCTTATTTCTGATTAAGGGACCTGATCTGCCGAAGGAAGGCGTTCAGTACTTCTACTTCCCTAAACAGATCGATAAGGAACGCTTCAATCAGGAAGCGATCAATGCGCAGCTGGCGGGTGGCGAGGCACTCGTAAAACTGGATGTGCTCAGCATGGACGATGTGGACTTTTCGGAATCGACGACTTATCTGAATATTCGTGTGGATAAAGCCATGCCGTTCATTTGGGTTGGTTGTTTCATTGGTATGATCGGCCTGGTCATGGGCTTTTATTTCACCCATCGCCGGATCTGGCTGCGTATTGATAACGGAACGCTGACGCTGGGCGCGCATACGAACAAGAACTGGTTTGGACTTCGCAAGGAGATCTCCGGAATCCTCAAGCAAATGAATATCGAAGTCGATGAAAAGTCATTGGAGAATAACAGGGGGACTAAGCATGAATCTAATTGA
- a CDS encoding pseudouridine synthase: MERLQKIMAQAGVASRRKCEELILEGKVQVNGETVTELGTKADPAQDIITVSGKPIKNEKKVYVMLNKPKGVITSASDPEGRKIVSDYLKGIKERVYPIGRLDYDTEGLLLLTNDGEFANLLSHPKYHVPKTYLATVKGVPHGTELDKLRQGIMLEDGMTSPAEVEYKDVDPDNKQSVISITIHEGRNRQVRRMFEAISHPVLRLKRISYGDLLLQNLKRGLYRHLTADEINQLLQMAKAAKPGGKPKKKR; encoded by the coding sequence ATGGAGAGATTACAGAAAATTATGGCACAGGCCGGAGTCGCTTCCCGCCGCAAGTGCGAGGAATTGATTCTTGAGGGCAAGGTGCAGGTAAACGGGGAGACCGTTACCGAGCTCGGCACGAAGGCCGATCCAGCCCAGGATATCATTACGGTTTCAGGCAAACCGATTAAGAATGAGAAAAAGGTATATGTCATGCTGAATAAGCCGAAGGGAGTCATTACAAGCGCTTCTGATCCCGAAGGCCGTAAAATTGTATCGGATTATCTCAAAGGCATTAAAGAGCGGGTATACCCGATTGGACGTTTGGACTACGATACGGAGGGGCTTTTGCTCCTGACCAACGACGGGGAGTTTGCCAATCTGCTCAGCCACCCCAAATACCATGTGCCCAAGACTTATTTGGCTACCGTGAAAGGGGTGCCCCACGGCACCGAGCTGGACAAGCTTCGACAAGGGATTATGCTGGAGGACGGAATGACGTCTCCTGCGGAAGTGGAATATAAGGACGTGGATCCGGACAATAAACAATCCGTTATTTCGATCACGATTCATGAAGGCCGCAACCGTCAAGTGAGAAGAATGTTCGAAGCGATTTCCCATCCGGTATTGAGATTGAAGCGGATATCTTACGGGGATCTGCTGCTGCAAAATTTAAAGCGGGGCCTGTACCGCCATTTGACGGCGGACGAAATCAACCAGCTCCTGCAAATGGCGAAAGCCGCAAAGCCGGGCGGGAAACCGAAGAAAAAACGTTAA
- a CDS encoding ATP-binding protein, with protein sequence MSFWRSLVGKLWITITCLVACVLLTLGLFLLPYIDTTFANSDAIKRLFTYVAIIGFSMTTFFGLFLLTKITQPMQQLIEAANDIRKGKYGTRLNLVTSDEIGELANTFNHMAAELETNIRNLNHEKEHLSSVLRSMSDAVITFDNHGQVILVNPPGLEIMKTWKGLQWDDELQGGGWAADVMPKPLSELYYATVNEGKDQSADLHVKQGIWSAHMAPLYSDDVIRGAVVVLRDITEQVTLEKMRTDFIANVSHEIRTPLSMMQGYSEALLDGMAASPEESRELIQVIHEESLRMGRLVKDLLDLTRMEAGHAELSLREMDAGELCERVFRKFAVRAKERDIDLQLNKLHSNLQLEAADEDKLEQVLTNLLDNAFRHTPSGKKIQITADRIALSNTEALQVKVCDQGVGIPPEDLPFVFERFYKADKARVRGETVGTGIGLAIVKNIVTAHHGTINATSEVGKGTVFTMTIPTKAAES encoded by the coding sequence GTGAGTTTTTGGAGATCACTTGTCGGCAAGCTGTGGATTACGATAACCTGTTTGGTCGCGTGCGTACTGCTGACGCTCGGTTTATTCTTGCTCCCTTATATCGATACCACCTTCGCGAATTCGGATGCCATCAAGCGTTTATTTACTTATGTGGCCATTATCGGCTTTTCGATGACCACCTTTTTCGGGTTGTTCCTGCTGACGAAAATTACGCAGCCCATGCAGCAGCTCATTGAGGCAGCCAACGATATCCGTAAAGGGAAATACGGCACGCGGTTGAACCTTGTGACGAGTGATGAGATCGGCGAGCTGGCCAATACGTTTAACCATATGGCAGCGGAGCTGGAAACGAACATCCGCAATTTGAACCACGAGAAGGAGCACCTGTCCAGCGTGCTGAGAAGCATGAGCGACGCCGTGATTACGTTTGACAATCACGGGCAGGTCATCCTGGTGAACCCGCCGGGATTGGAAATCATGAAGACCTGGAAAGGGCTGCAGTGGGACGATGAGCTTCAGGGCGGAGGCTGGGCGGCCGATGTCATGCCAAAACCGCTCAGCGAGTTATATTACGCCACCGTCAACGAAGGCAAGGACCAAAGCGCCGATCTGCATGTGAAGCAGGGAATCTGGTCAGCCCATATGGCCCCCTTGTATTCGGATGACGTGATCCGCGGAGCCGTCGTGGTGTTAAGGGACATAACCGAACAGGTTACATTAGAAAAAATGCGGACGGACTTCATTGCCAACGTGTCGCACGAAATACGGACGCCGCTGTCCATGATGCAGGGTTACAGCGAAGCGCTATTGGACGGCATGGCAGCTTCACCCGAAGAGAGCAGGGAGCTTATACAGGTCATTCATGAGGAATCCCTGCGGATGGGGCGTCTGGTGAAGGATCTGCTTGATTTAACGCGCATGGAGGCAGGGCATGCCGAGTTATCCCTGCGGGAGATGGATGCAGGCGAATTATGCGAGCGGGTATTCCGGAAATTTGCGGTTCGTGCCAAAGAGCGGGATATCGATCTTCAGCTGAACAAGCTCCATTCGAATCTTCAGCTCGAAGCGGCGGATGAAGACAAGCTTGAACAGGTGCTGACCAATTTGCTGGATAACGCTTTCCGTCATACACCTTCAGGCAAGAAAATTCAAATTACGGCAGACCGGATCGCCTTATCGAACACGGAGGCGCTCCAGGTGAAGGTTTGCGACCAGGGAGTCGGCATTCCGCCGGAAGACCTGCCTTTTGTATTCGAACGATTCTACAAGGCCGATAAGGCGCGTGTGCGGGGGGAGACGGTGGGAACCGGCATTGGCCTTGCCATCGTGAAAAATATCGTGACCGCGCACCACGGAACGATCAACGCGACAAGCGAAGTGGGGAAAGGCACCGTGTTTACGATGACGATCCCGACAAAAGCGGCAGAATCCTAG
- a CDS encoding response regulator transcription factor — MSEHGNRILVVDDEERIRRLLKMYLEKEGYEIEEAEDGETALRKASSEDYGLVILDVMLPGMDGVEVCTRLRQVKSTPILMLTAKGEEINRVQGFEVGADDYVVKPFSPREVIYRVKAILRRSSATAYLSKEPNPSNSIVFPHLIIEHDAHRVTAGGHEISLTPKEYELLHYLASSPDKVFSREELLKDVWNYEFFGDLRTVDTHVKRLREKLNKVSTESAAMITTVWGVGYKLEVPK, encoded by the coding sequence ATGTCTGAGCACGGAAATCGCATTCTTGTTGTTGATGATGAGGAACGGATTCGCCGTTTGTTGAAAATGTATCTGGAGAAGGAAGGATATGAAATCGAGGAGGCGGAGGATGGGGAGACCGCTCTTCGCAAAGCAAGCTCGGAGGATTACGGGCTCGTTATTCTGGATGTCATGCTGCCCGGCATGGACGGCGTTGAAGTATGCACCCGCCTTCGTCAGGTAAAGTCTACGCCGATCCTGATGCTGACCGCCAAAGGCGAGGAGATTAACCGGGTCCAGGGATTCGAGGTGGGCGCCGACGATTATGTGGTGAAACCGTTCAGTCCTCGCGAGGTGATCTATCGCGTTAAAGCCATATTGCGCCGTTCGTCCGCCACGGCTTATCTGAGCAAGGAGCCGAATCCAAGCAACAGCATCGTATTCCCTCATTTGATCATTGAACACGATGCCCACCGCGTGACGGCCGGCGGGCATGAGATCAGCCTGACGCCGAAGGAGTACGAACTTCTGCACTATTTGGCCTCATCCCCGGACAAAGTGTTCTCGCGGGAAGAGCTGCTGAAGGATGTTTGGAATTACGAGTTTTTTGGCGATCTTCGCACGGTCGATACCCATGTGAAGCGTCTGCGCGAAAAATTGAATAAGGTATCCACGGAGTCCGCAGCGATGATTACGACCGTATGGGGAGTAGGCTACAAGCTGGAGGTACCGAAGTAA